One genomic segment of Verrucomicrobiota bacterium includes these proteins:
- the rpsL gene encoding 30S ribosomal protein S12, which produces MPTINQLVKKGRKRVRYESKSPALKSCPQRRGVCLQVMTRTPKKPNSALRKVTKVRLTNGIEVIAYIPDEGHNLQEHSIVLVRGGKVKDLPGVRYHVVRGTLDALGVEKRRVSRSKYGVKRPKAGAVAGAAKKK; this is translated from the coding sequence ATGCCAACAATCAACCAGCTCGTGAAAAAAGGCCGCAAAAGGGTCAGGTACGAATCAAAGTCTCCGGCTTTGAAGAGTTGTCCGCAACGCCGTGGTGTTTGCCTTCAAGTCATGACTCGTACGCCTAAAAAGCCGAACTCCGCCCTCCGTAAAGTGACTAAAGTTCGCTTGACGAATGGGATTGAGGTCATTGCTTATATTCCTGATGAAGGTCATAACCTTCAAGAGCATTCGATTGTATTGGTTCGTGGCGGCAAAGTGAAAGATCTTCCTGGTGTTCGTTATCACGTCGTCCGTGGTACACTTGATGCGCTTGGGGTTGAAAAGCGCCGTGTGAGCCGCTCCAAGTATGGTGTTAAACGTCCTAAAGCGGGCGCTGTAGCTGGGGCCGCCAAGAAAAAGTAA
- a CDS encoding aminodeoxychorismate/anthranilate synthase component II — protein sequence MQKILLIDNYDSFTFNLVQYIGELGARPLVYRNDQISLEQIAQLQPDKIVISPGPCTPLEAGMSNAVIKEFGPKIPLFGVCLGHQCIGHVFGGDVIRAERLMHGKTSPIIHNNKGLFAGLDNPFDATRYHSLIIKRETCPDCLEITAETAENEIMGVQHKQFPIYGVQFHPESILTREGKKLVENFLKLQVL from the coding sequence ATGCAAAAGATTCTACTCATCGATAACTACGATTCATTCACCTTTAACCTCGTCCAATACATCGGGGAGTTGGGGGCGCGACCGCTCGTGTACCGTAATGACCAGATCAGCCTCGAGCAAATTGCGCAGTTGCAGCCGGACAAGATCGTGATATCCCCGGGACCTTGCACACCGCTAGAGGCAGGAATGTCAAATGCTGTTATTAAGGAATTTGGCCCGAAAATCCCACTCTTTGGAGTGTGTCTTGGGCACCAATGTATCGGACATGTATTCGGTGGGGATGTGATCCGGGCTGAACGTCTCATGCACGGGAAGACCTCTCCGATTATCCATAATAATAAAGGGCTTTTTGCCGGTTTGGACAATCCCTTTGACGCGACGCGTTACCATTCATTGATCATTAAACGCGAGACATGCCCTGATTGCCTCGAGATTACTGCTGAGACCGCTGAAAATGAAATCATGGGTGTCCAACATAAACAATTCCCGATCTATGGCGTCCAGTTTCACCCCGAGTCTATCCTTACACGTGAAGGCAAAAAACTCGTCGAAAATTTCCTCAAACTACAAGTTTTATAA
- the trpE gene encoding anthranilate synthase component I produces the protein MSIHPSKEEFCKLAQKGNLIPVYVELLADCETPVDVYSKLRGQGKNAFLFESAESSQVSGRYSFVGFDLRTELVFRAGKVEIREGEKCQTSEMGADPLVFLQNYMAQFSPVSHGSLPLFFGGAVGFIGYEAVTYFEPTVRRAKKDDLQIPDALFLITDKLLIFDHLRKTLQIVVNVHVNGDLEVKYGLAIEQIAQIRKLLEAPRSHALNEIPKKPEVTLPPANMSHQDYLDMTIEMKEYIKAGDIFQVVPSQRFESDYKASPLSLYRILRHVNPSPYMFCVELGSMAIVGASPEVHVRCNNRKVEIRPIAGTRKRGETPEEDVALEKELLADPKERAEHVMLIDLARNDVGRVCDFHSVKVTDFMVVERYSHVMHIVSHVVGQLHQEKTAYDVMRATFPAGTVSGSPKIRAMQIIAEQEPTCRGVYAGAVGYFGFDGNLDSCIALRTVLIKDGKAYVQAGGGLVVDSTPQGEYDESCNKARAAITALAMAKNMEG, from the coding sequence ATGAGCATACACCCTTCCAAAGAAGAATTCTGCAAACTCGCCCAAAAAGGGAACTTGATTCCCGTTTATGTGGAGCTTTTGGCAGATTGTGAAACCCCGGTAGATGTTTACAGCAAATTGCGCGGGCAGGGCAAAAACGCCTTTCTTTTCGAGTCGGCGGAGAGTTCTCAGGTCAGCGGGCGTTATTCATTTGTCGGCTTTGATCTGCGGACAGAGCTGGTCTTTCGCGCGGGCAAAGTCGAGATCCGTGAAGGCGAAAAGTGCCAGACCTCAGAAATGGGTGCGGATCCCTTGGTTTTCCTCCAAAATTACATGGCGCAATTCTCCCCGGTGTCACATGGGTCCTTGCCCCTCTTTTTTGGCGGGGCCGTTGGTTTTATTGGTTACGAGGCGGTGACTTATTTTGAACCCACTGTGCGGCGGGCGAAAAAGGATGACCTGCAAATTCCTGATGCCTTATTTTTGATCACGGACAAATTGCTCATTTTTGATCATCTGCGGAAAACATTACAAATCGTTGTGAATGTGCATGTTAATGGTGATTTGGAGGTGAAATATGGCCTCGCTATTGAGCAAATTGCTCAAATCAGAAAGTTATTGGAAGCTCCTCGGTCTCATGCACTTAATGAGATTCCAAAAAAACCCGAGGTGACTCTTCCTCCCGCAAATATGTCCCACCAGGATTATTTGGATATGACGATCGAGATGAAGGAATATATTAAGGCAGGTGACATCTTTCAAGTCGTTCCATCCCAGAGATTTGAATCTGACTATAAGGCGTCACCCTTGAGCCTTTACCGTATCTTGCGCCACGTAAATCCTTCACCCTATATGTTCTGCGTGGAACTTGGCAGTATGGCGATTGTTGGAGCCTCACCAGAGGTTCATGTCCGCTGTAATAACCGGAAAGTCGAGATTCGCCCGATTGCAGGGACCCGTAAGCGCGGGGAGACACCTGAGGAAGATGTCGCCTTGGAAAAAGAGCTTTTAGCCGACCCTAAGGAAAGGGCGGAGCATGTGATGTTGATTGACCTCGCGCGTAATGACGTAGGCCGGGTTTGTGATTTTCATTCGGTCAAAGTGACTGATTTTATGGTGGTTGAACGTTACTCCCACGTGATGCATATCGTTTCTCATGTTGTTGGTCAGTTGCATCAGGAAAAGACCGCATACGATGTCATGCGGGCGACATTCCCTGCGGGAACCGTGTCGGGCTCGCCAAAGATCCGGGCCATGCAGATTATTGCCGAGCAGGAACCTACCTGTCGCGGGGTTTATGCCGGGGCTGTGGGTTATTTCGGGTTCGACGGGAATCTCGACTCGTGCATCGCCCTCCGGACAGTCTTGATCAAGGATGGTAAAGCCTATGTCCAAGCAGGTGGAGGGCTCGTGGTGGACTCCACCCCGCAAGGCGAATATGATGAGAGCTGTAATAAAGCCCGGGCCGCTATCACCGCTCTCGCCATGGCGAAAAATATGGAAGGGTAA
- the hisI gene encoding phosphoribosyl-AMP cyclohydrolase produces MNTQFLEKIKFNADGLVPAIVQDVNTKRVLMMAWMNQDSIIATLETGKTNFWSRSRKKYWIKGETSGHTQMVKKFAIDCDGDTLLFEVEQTGGACHTGYMSCFYQEVSLGGVVRPVNELRIFDPEKTYSPS; encoded by the coding sequence ATGAACACGCAGTTTCTCGAAAAAATCAAGTTTAACGCCGACGGACTGGTTCCTGCCATCGTCCAGGATGTGAATACCAAGCGGGTGCTGATGATGGCTTGGATGAATCAGGACTCGATTATCGCCACGCTGGAAACGGGTAAGACGAATTTCTGGAGCCGTTCCCGCAAAAAGTATTGGATCAAAGGTGAAACCAGCGGTCACACTCAAATGGTAAAGAAATTTGCCATCGACTGCGACGGGGATACGTTGCTTTTCGAGGTGGAACAAACGGGGGGAGCCTGCCACACGGGGTATATGTCCTGTTTTTACCAAGAGGTCAGTCTTGGTGGGGTAGTCCGCCCCGTCAATGAACTCCGTATTTTTGATCCTGAAAAAACCTATTCCCCATCATGA
- the hisF gene encoding imidazole glycerol phosphate synthase subunit HisF: MFTKRIIPCLDVAHGRVVKGVNFVGLQDAGDPVEAAIEYDRQGADELVYLDIRASHENRGTLVDLVERTAGEIFIPLTVGGGIRSVEDVRVMLKAGADKVSINTSAVHTPELIRQGADTFGSQCIVVAIDAKRSGPGKWEVFTHGGRKPTGMDVIEWANKVVSLGAGEILLTSMDSDGTKKGYDLELNSAVSEAVKVPVIASGGAGNLQHLLDVLTTGKADAVLAASIFHYGQHTVEDVKKFLAANGIPVRPAAISA, encoded by the coding sequence ATGTTTACCAAGAGAATTATTCCTTGTCTGGATGTCGCCCATGGCCGTGTGGTCAAAGGGGTTAATTTCGTCGGGTTACAGGATGCTGGTGACCCTGTGGAAGCTGCGATTGAATACGACCGCCAAGGTGCGGATGAACTCGTTTACCTCGATATCCGGGCCAGTCACGAAAACCGTGGGACGCTTGTGGATCTCGTCGAACGTACCGCAGGTGAGATTTTTATCCCGCTGACTGTCGGCGGGGGGATCCGGAGTGTCGAAGATGTCCGTGTCATGCTCAAGGCAGGCGCAGATAAAGTTTCCATCAATACATCGGCGGTGCACACTCCCGAGCTCATTCGCCAAGGGGCAGACACTTTCGGTAGCCAATGTATCGTGGTGGCAATCGACGCGAAACGCAGTGGTCCGGGTAAGTGGGAGGTTTTCACCCACGGCGGGCGTAAACCCACAGGGATGGATGTTATTGAGTGGGCAAACAAGGTTGTTTCCCTTGGAGCGGGCGAGATTTTACTCACGAGCATGGATTCCGATGGTACCAAGAAGGGCTACGATCTGGAGTTAAATAGTGCCGTCAGTGAGGCGGTGAAAGTGCCGGTCATCGCCAGCGGTGGTGCGGGCAATTTGCAACACCTCCTCGATGTACTCACGACAGGGAAGGCCGATGCGGTTTTGGCTGCCAGTATCTTCCACTACGGTCAACACACCGTCGAGGACGTGAAGAAATTCCTCGCCGCCAACGGGATTCCTGTCCGACCTGCGGCCATTAGCGCATAA
- a CDS encoding uroporphyrinogen decarboxylase family protein produces MSNSTLSTMTSRERVLRAMKRQIPDRVPFDLSWGLTGPMYDIFKEKTGHTSPDEYFGVDTRMLMSAPTTLKNDYSKYFKNLPEKAFIDEWGVGHLPTESDDKSHSHLEGFIYPMLKLSTVRDVMDYPLPDMDAYYRHEYMTSAVKDIQGKGFAVLGSMACTIFEVAWYMRSMELLMMDFIDNQEFAEAFLDRITEKREGQARNMAESGIDVLMLGDDVASQRSMIMSVPMWRKWLKGRLARVIKAARTVRPDILIFYHSDGNILPVVEDLIEVGVDILNPIQCECVDPAELKLKFGDRLSFWGTIGTQTTLPFGTPDDIRNEVKLRMETVGNGGGLLLGPTHFVEPEVPWENLVAFVEAVKEFGVYR; encoded by the coding sequence ATGAGTAATTCTACGTTATCGACTATGACAAGTAGGGAACGTGTTTTGAGGGCCATGAAAAGGCAAATTCCGGATCGTGTCCCCTTTGATTTGAGCTGGGGTCTGACAGGCCCGATGTATGATATTTTTAAGGAAAAAACGGGGCATACGAGTCCGGACGAGTATTTTGGGGTGGATACGCGCATGTTAATGTCTGCGCCGACGACTTTAAAAAATGACTACTCCAAATACTTTAAAAATCTTCCAGAAAAGGCCTTTATCGATGAGTGGGGTGTAGGTCATTTGCCGACGGAAAGTGATGATAAAAGTCACAGCCACTTGGAGGGATTTATTTATCCGATGCTCAAGCTCTCTACTGTGCGAGATGTGATGGATTATCCGTTGCCGGATATGGATGCCTATTACCGGCACGAGTATATGACTAGTGCCGTGAAGGATATCCAAGGTAAAGGGTTTGCTGTTCTTGGCTCCATGGCTTGTACGATTTTTGAAGTGGCCTGGTATATGAGGAGTATGGAGTTACTCATGATGGATTTTATTGATAATCAGGAGTTTGCCGAGGCGTTTCTCGATAGGATTACTGAGAAAAGGGAAGGCCAGGCTAGAAACATGGCTGAGTCAGGTATTGATGTTTTGATGCTCGGGGATGATGTGGCTTCCCAGAGGAGCATGATTATGAGTGTGCCCATGTGGCGCAAATGGCTCAAAGGCCGGTTGGCCCGTGTGATCAAGGCTGCGCGTACAGTTCGCCCGGATATTTTGATTTTTTACCATAGTGACGGGAATATCCTGCCGGTGGTTGAAGATTTGATCGAAGTGGGGGTCGATATTCTTAATCCTATCCAGTGTGAATGTGTGGATCCTGCCGAGCTGAAACTCAAGTTCGGCGACAGACTTTCATTTTGGGGGACAATCGGGACACAGACCACTCTGCCCTTTGGTACACCGGATGACATCCGTAATGAAGTGAAGTTACGAATGGAAACGGTCGGTAATGGCGGTGGATTACTTTTGGGGCCCACGCATTTTGTGGAACCGGAAGTGCCATGGGAAAACCTGGTGGCCTTTGTCGAGGCTGTGAAGGAGTTTGGAGTTTACCGCTGA